The following proteins are encoded in a genomic region of Haloarcula marina:
- the cobD gene encoding threonine-phosphate decarboxylase CobD — translation MDPDTIEQFRAECGAGTDASVDADGRVPHGSSDDPELLDFSANTNPRVPDGAARVYSSSFAAAKSYPADDYAGFRAAAADFVGCEPLEIVPTAGGLEAIRLAIQTTVRAGDGVLVPTPSFGEYVREVRLQGGDPTLVAHDEILDSDLSEHSLAIVCNPNNPTGECYDPDALRSFADRCWAAGTTLLVDEAFLGFTDQPSIAGRNGVVVARSLTKLFGLPGIRTGYAVASERALERLTTARRAWSMSGPAAALGEHCYGQTEFVAETRGRVERERSRMRARLETRFDVFPSDAPFLLFEVTDTSVDDLLSTARKHGIALRDARTFRGLDSHVRVAVRTADQNDRLLEALGV, via the coding sequence ATGGACCCGGACACCATCGAGCAGTTTCGCGCCGAGTGTGGGGCCGGAACGGACGCGTCCGTCGACGCGGACGGTCGCGTCCCCCACGGCAGCAGCGACGACCCGGAACTGCTCGACTTCAGCGCCAACACGAATCCACGGGTCCCCGACGGCGCGGCGCGGGTCTACAGCAGTAGCTTCGCCGCCGCGAAATCGTACCCCGCCGACGACTACGCCGGGTTTCGCGCGGCCGCCGCCGACTTCGTCGGCTGTGAGCCACTCGAAATCGTGCCGACGGCCGGCGGTCTCGAAGCCATCCGCCTCGCCATCCAGACGACGGTGCGTGCGGGCGACGGCGTCCTCGTCCCGACGCCGAGTTTCGGTGAGTACGTCCGCGAGGTTCGGTTGCAGGGCGGGGACCCCACGCTCGTCGCCCACGACGAAATCCTCGATAGCGACCTGAGCGAGCACTCGCTGGCTATCGTCTGCAATCCCAACAACCCGACCGGCGAGTGTTACGACCCCGACGCGCTCCGGTCGTTCGCCGACCGGTGTTGGGCCGCCGGAACCACGCTCCTCGTCGACGAGGCCTTTCTCGGGTTCACGGACCAGCCCTCCATCGCGGGCCGCAACGGCGTCGTCGTCGCGCGCTCGCTGACGAAACTGTTCGGCCTGCCGGGCATCCGCACGGGCTACGCCGTCGCGTCCGAGCGAGCCTTGGAGCGCCTGACGACCGCCCGCCGCGCGTGGTCGATGAGCGGCCCCGCCGCGGCGCTGGGCGAGCACTGCTACGGACAGACCGAGTTCGTCGCGGAGACGCGCGGGCGGGTCGAGCGAGAGCGCTCGCGGATGCGCGCCCGTCTCGAAACGCGCTTCGACGTGTTTCCCTCTGACGCCCCGTTCCTCCTGTTCGAAGTGACCGACACGAGCGTCGACGACCTGCTCTCGACGGCGCGCAAGCACGGTATCGCGCTTCGCGACGCCCGCACGTTTCGGGGACTCGACAGCCACGTCCGCGTCGCCGTCCGCACCGCCGACCAGAACGACCGACTGTTGGAGGCGCTGGGTGTTTGA
- a CDS encoding adenosylcobinamide amidohydrolase, translating into MFETTRRAGIVQARREGARWLSTAWDGGYVVADAVYNVTVPTGFERTDLDAYRAERLDAAGFPVGPTLLTGLDMAHARCAHSGPVSVLATAGLSNPARLPTGAVGEAADRDAPTTADWRPGTVNLVVGADRALDDGALATLLATAVEAKAATLAAAADVPGTTSDAVIVGTAPDADPAAFAGSATEVGAATRACVRDAVLASLDSRYDDGPPDPDDAEYGVVTDRQTDVRVP; encoded by the coding sequence GTGTTTGAGACGACCCGACGGGCGGGTATCGTCCAGGCGCGTCGCGAGGGCGCGCGCTGGCTCTCCACGGCGTGGGACGGCGGCTACGTCGTCGCTGACGCCGTCTACAACGTCACCGTTCCGACGGGGTTCGAGCGAACCGACCTCGACGCCTACCGCGCGGAGCGACTCGACGCGGCGGGGTTTCCGGTCGGTCCGACCCTGTTGACCGGCCTCGACATGGCACACGCTCGCTGTGCCCACAGCGGGCCGGTGTCGGTGTTGGCGACGGCGGGCCTCTCGAATCCGGCGCGACTGCCGACCGGTGCGGTCGGAGAGGCGGCGGACCGGGACGCGCCGACGACCGCCGACTGGCGACCCGGAACGGTGAACCTCGTCGTCGGGGCCGACCGGGCGCTGGACGACGGGGCGCTCGCGACCCTGCTCGCGACGGCCGTCGAGGCGAAGGCGGCAACGCTCGCGGCCGCCGCCGACGTGCCCGGCACGACGTCCGACGCCGTCATCGTCGGGACGGCCCCGGACGCCGACCCTGCCGCGTTCGCCGGGAGCGCCACCGAGGTCGGGGCGGCGACGCGGGCCTGCGTCCGCGACGCCGTCCTCGCCAGCCTCGACTCGCGGTACGACGACGGGCCCCCCGACCCCGACGACGCGGAGTACGGCGTCGTCACCGACCGGCAAACGGATGTGCGCGTGCCCTGA
- a CDS encoding cob(I)yrinic acid a,c-diamide adenosyltransferase encodes MADNTAGPTAEPITPSAPAEFGLTQVWWGDGKGKTTASLGMATRAVGHGYRVHLLQFMKGGTGSVEDVRGEYNAIAALPGFSYENAGHYGWHGFMDGSDDDEHAARAKGALERAREILVASGDADLSAPLDPEGPPEAGVNMLVLDEILYAANRGLVDPEDVVSLVESKPDDVELVLTGGHERPDYVFECADLVSEVTKHKHPLESGHRARKGTEY; translated from the coding sequence ATGGCCGACAACACCGCCGGTCCGACAGCGGAACCGATTACGCCGAGCGCCCCCGCGGAGTTCGGACTCACGCAGGTCTGGTGGGGCGACGGGAAGGGCAAGACGACGGCGTCGCTCGGCATGGCGACTCGCGCCGTCGGTCACGGCTACCGCGTCCATCTCCTCCAGTTCATGAAGGGCGGGACGGGGAGCGTAGAGGACGTGCGCGGCGAGTACAACGCCATCGCCGCCCTGCCCGGATTCTCTTACGAGAACGCGGGCCACTACGGCTGGCACGGGTTCATGGACGGCAGCGACGACGACGAGCACGCGGCCCGCGCGAAAGGGGCGTTGGAACGCGCCCGCGAGATTCTTGTCGCCAGCGGGGACGCGGACCTCTCCGCACCGCTCGACCCCGAGGGTCCGCCCGAGGCGGGCGTGAACATGCTCGTCTTGGACGAGATTCTGTACGCCGCCAACCGCGGACTGGTCGACCCCGAGGACGTCGTCTCGCTCGTCGAGTCGAAGCCAGACGACGTGGAACTCGTGCTCACCGGCGGCCACGAGCGACCCGACTACGTCTTCGAGTGCGCCGACCTCGTCAGCGAAGTCACGAAACACAAGCACCCGCTCGAATCGGGTCACCGCGCCCGGAAAGGCACGGAGTACTGA